One Kryptolebias marmoratus isolate JLee-2015 linkage group LG21, ASM164957v2, whole genome shotgun sequence DNA segment encodes these proteins:
- the LOC108235139 gene encoding ankyrin repeat and SAM domain-containing protein 6 isoform X2 gives MSLGVPANSLLLFRACDEGDYETARGVLEPGVQRESGRQSRLRSEAGSECPAPDLTPPLVPVDCTDEEGNTALQFASAGGHENLVRFLLRKGASVDSRNNYGWTPLMQAARFGHLTVAHLLLENGAEINGRNRLGASVLTMAARGGHVHVLKLLLEGGAFVDDYDHLTVGAEAVSNGNNNNSRSAAGFGPAEGCPGGGREFMDVTALMVASQHGHEASVLLLLDWGADVNFSHKTTGWGPLMAATLSGKTAVAQQLVERGADPDRVNVLSKTAFELSLQLKQRDVKTYLDSITTVRPQTDDERKRPDVFAALRLGNSQLVKDILEEEPAQVNSSNQEGATPLMMAAVSGQLEVVQLMVEKDADVDKQDSVHGWTALMQATYHGNKDVVKYLLGQGADVNLRAKNGYTAFDLVMLLNDPDTELVRLLASVCMQVDKDKPKHRGRAFITRSKSRQSLDDVPIPPDDRGGLKSWWSRMSNRFRRLKLTHTLRHGLSTNRLAPFPDDAETPLDATMRADTKAAAANGAAAPTSAPGANEASSVWAIKTKESGHCRASSEKDDPLITTMLRSGAPLTRLPNDKLKAVIPPFLPPSNFEAWNSDRSRLSGEGKSEAPRLPMPPQRKLNSSGNSDITSITRVVNRSIKFPSIPKGPSSSSPSNSGHYHSPHSSGGSNGVAGLNRSGGSADSVLSQIAAQRKRAAGLTEVKAPPADKQQNPGPPAAPGPGLDIPPHPSLVSSDVHSRRLLSRFFSR, from the exons ATGAGCCTCGGCGTCCCCGCCAACTCGCTGCTGCTGTTCCGGGCCTGCGATGAGGGGGACTACGAGACGGCCCGGGGCGTCCTGGAGCCCGGGGTCCAGAGGGAGTCGGGCCGGCAGAGCAGGCTGCGGTCGGAGGCGGGCTCCGAGTGCCCGGCCCCGGACCTCACGCCGCCCCTGGTGCCGGTGGACTGCACGGACGAGGAGGGGAACACCGCCCTGCAGTTCGCCTCGGCCGGGGGCCACGAGAACCTGGTCCGGTTCCTGCTGCGGAAGGGAGCGTCGGTGGACAGCCGGAACAACTACGGCTGGACCCCGCTGATGCAGGCGGCCAG GTTCGGCCACCTGACCGTCGCCCACCTCCTCCTGGAGAACGGGGCGGAGATAAATGGGCGGAACCGGTTGGGGGCGAGCGTCCTGACCATGGCGGCCCGCGGGGGACACGTCCACGTGCTGAAGCTGCTCCTGGAGGGCGGGGCCTTCGTCGACGACTACGACCACCTGACAGTCGGGGCCGAGGCGGTCTCCAacggcaacaacaacaacagccgCAG TGCAGCTGGGTTTGGACCGGCTGAGGGCTGTCCAGGAGGAGGCAGGGAGTTCATGGACGTCACGGCTCTGATGGTGGCGTCTCAGCATGGACACGAGGCGTCCGTCCTCCTGCTGCTGGACTGGGGCGCCGACGTCAACTTCAGCCACAAAACCACCGGCTGGGGTCCTCTGATGGCCGCCACGCTCAGCGGGAAG ACGGCCGTGGCTCAGCAGCTGGTGGAGCGTGGCGCCGATCCGGACCGGGTCAACGTTTTGTCCAAGACGGCGTTTGAGCTGTccctgcagctgaagcagaggGACGTGAAGACGTACCTGGACTCCATCACCACCGTCAGACCTCAGACCG ACGACGAGAGGAAGAGGCCCGACGTGTTCGCCGCTCTCAGACTGG GAAACTCCCAGCTGGTCAAAGACATCCTGGAAGAGGAGCCTGCACAGGTGAACTCGTCCAATCAGGAGGGAGCGACGCCTCTGATGATGGCGGCGGTGAGCGGGCAGCTGGAGGTGGTGCAGCTGATGGTGGAGAAGGACGCCGACGTGGACAAACAGGACAGCGTTCACGGGTGGACGGCTCTGATGCAGGCCACGTACCACGG AAACAAAGACGTGGTGAAGTACCTGTTGGGTCAGGGAGCCGACGTCAACCTGCGCGCCAAGAACGGCTACACGGCCTTCGATCTGGTCATGCTGCTCAACGACCCAG ACACGGAGCTGGTCCGCCTCCTGGCGTCGGTGTGCATGCAGGTGGACAAAGACAAGCCGAAACACCGGGGCAGAGCTTTCATCACACGCTCGAAGAGCCGACAGTCGCTGGACGACGTCCCGATTCCGCCCGACGACAGGGGAGGCCTGAAG TCCTGGTGGAGCAGGATGTCAAACCGATTCCGCCGGCTGAAGCTGACCCACACCCTGCGGCACGGCCTTTCAACCAATCGGCTGGCTCCGTTTCCCGACGACGCCGAAACCCCGCTGGACGCCACGATGAGGGCGGATACGAAGGCGGCGGCGGCTAACGGGGCTGCGGCACCGACTTCTGCCCCGGGAGCCAATGAGGCGAGCTCCGTCTGGGCCATCAAGACTAAAGAAAGCG GTCACTGCAGAGCCTCGTCAGAGAAGGACGACCCTCTCATTACCACCATG CTGAGGAGCGGCGCGCCTCTCACCCGGCTTCCTAACGACAAGCTGAAGGCCGTGATCCCTCCCTTCTTACCTCCGTCCAACTTCGAGGCGTGGAACTCGGACCGCTCCCGCCTCTCCGGGGAGGGGAAGAGTGAGGCGCCGCGCCTCCCGATGCCGCCGCAGAGGAAGCTCAACAGCAGCGGGAACTCGGACATC ACGTCTATCACTCGAGTGGTGAACCGGTCCATTAAGTTCCCCAGCATCCCCAAAGGACCCTCCTCATCCTCGCCCTCCAACTCCGGACACTACCACTCCCCCCACTCCTCCGGAGGCTCAAACGGAGTCGCGGGGCTCAACCGCTCAG GGGGCAGCGCCGACAGCGTTCTGTCCCAGATAGCAGCTCAACGTAAACGAGCGGCGGGCCTGACGGAGGTGAAGGCTCCGCCTGCAGACAAGCAGCAGAACCCGGGTCCCCCGGCGGCTCCTGGACCCGGACTGGACATCCCGCCCCACCCCAGCCTGGTGTCCTCAGACGTCCACTCCAGAAGG cttctgtccAGATTCTTCAGCCGTTAG
- the LOC108235139 gene encoding ankyrin repeat and SAM domain-containing protein 6 isoform X1, with product MSLGVPANSLLLFRACDEGDYETARGVLEPGVQRESGRQSRLRSEAGSECPAPDLTPPLVPVDCTDEEGNTALQFASAGGHENLVRFLLRKGASVDSRNNYGWTPLMQAARFGHLTVAHLLLENGAEINGRNRLGASVLTMAARGGHVHVLKLLLEGGAFVDDYDHLTVGAEAVSNGNNNNSRSAAGFGPAEGCPGGGREFMDVTALMVASQHGHEASVLLLLDWGADVNFSHKTTGWGPLMAATLSGKTAVAQQLVERGADPDRVNVLSKTAFELSLQLKQRDVKTYLDSITTVRPQTDDERKRPDVFAALRLGNSQLVKDILEEEPAQVNSSNQEGATPLMMAAVSGQLEVVQLMVEKDADVDKQDSVHGWTALMQATYHGNKDVVKYLLGQGADVNLRAKNGYTAFDLVMLLNDPDTELVRLLASVCMQVDKDKPKHRGRAFITRSKSRQSLDDVPIPPDDRGGLKSWWSRMSNRFRRLKLTHTLRHGLSTNRLAPFPDDAETPLDATMRADTKAAAANGAAAPTSAPGANEASSVWAIKTKESGHCRASSEKDDPLITTMLRSGAPLTRLPNDKLKAVIPPFLPPSNFEAWNSDRSRLSGEGKSEAPRLPMPPQRKLNSSGNSDITSITRVVNRSIKFPSIPKGPSSSSPSNSGHYHSPHSSGGSNGVAGLNRSGGSADSVLSQIAAQRKRAAGLTEVKAPPADKQQNPGPPAAPGPGLDIPPHPSLVSSDVHSRRKLELKKRSQSGTSSTSKSTSPTLTPSPSPTPKIPPGPGDSLSSASSQQRSKSSGGSSSGTITDEDELSSILRKLSLEKYQPIFEEQEVDMEAFLTLTDGDLKELGIKTDGPRQQILAAISELNAGKGRERQILQETIHNFQSSFGSSASNPRQPSRPRSPTTWMRHQVRSSSKR from the exons ATGAGCCTCGGCGTCCCCGCCAACTCGCTGCTGCTGTTCCGGGCCTGCGATGAGGGGGACTACGAGACGGCCCGGGGCGTCCTGGAGCCCGGGGTCCAGAGGGAGTCGGGCCGGCAGAGCAGGCTGCGGTCGGAGGCGGGCTCCGAGTGCCCGGCCCCGGACCTCACGCCGCCCCTGGTGCCGGTGGACTGCACGGACGAGGAGGGGAACACCGCCCTGCAGTTCGCCTCGGCCGGGGGCCACGAGAACCTGGTCCGGTTCCTGCTGCGGAAGGGAGCGTCGGTGGACAGCCGGAACAACTACGGCTGGACCCCGCTGATGCAGGCGGCCAG GTTCGGCCACCTGACCGTCGCCCACCTCCTCCTGGAGAACGGGGCGGAGATAAATGGGCGGAACCGGTTGGGGGCGAGCGTCCTGACCATGGCGGCCCGCGGGGGACACGTCCACGTGCTGAAGCTGCTCCTGGAGGGCGGGGCCTTCGTCGACGACTACGACCACCTGACAGTCGGGGCCGAGGCGGTCTCCAacggcaacaacaacaacagccgCAG TGCAGCTGGGTTTGGACCGGCTGAGGGCTGTCCAGGAGGAGGCAGGGAGTTCATGGACGTCACGGCTCTGATGGTGGCGTCTCAGCATGGACACGAGGCGTCCGTCCTCCTGCTGCTGGACTGGGGCGCCGACGTCAACTTCAGCCACAAAACCACCGGCTGGGGTCCTCTGATGGCCGCCACGCTCAGCGGGAAG ACGGCCGTGGCTCAGCAGCTGGTGGAGCGTGGCGCCGATCCGGACCGGGTCAACGTTTTGTCCAAGACGGCGTTTGAGCTGTccctgcagctgaagcagaggGACGTGAAGACGTACCTGGACTCCATCACCACCGTCAGACCTCAGACCG ACGACGAGAGGAAGAGGCCCGACGTGTTCGCCGCTCTCAGACTGG GAAACTCCCAGCTGGTCAAAGACATCCTGGAAGAGGAGCCTGCACAGGTGAACTCGTCCAATCAGGAGGGAGCGACGCCTCTGATGATGGCGGCGGTGAGCGGGCAGCTGGAGGTGGTGCAGCTGATGGTGGAGAAGGACGCCGACGTGGACAAACAGGACAGCGTTCACGGGTGGACGGCTCTGATGCAGGCCACGTACCACGG AAACAAAGACGTGGTGAAGTACCTGTTGGGTCAGGGAGCCGACGTCAACCTGCGCGCCAAGAACGGCTACACGGCCTTCGATCTGGTCATGCTGCTCAACGACCCAG ACACGGAGCTGGTCCGCCTCCTGGCGTCGGTGTGCATGCAGGTGGACAAAGACAAGCCGAAACACCGGGGCAGAGCTTTCATCACACGCTCGAAGAGCCGACAGTCGCTGGACGACGTCCCGATTCCGCCCGACGACAGGGGAGGCCTGAAG TCCTGGTGGAGCAGGATGTCAAACCGATTCCGCCGGCTGAAGCTGACCCACACCCTGCGGCACGGCCTTTCAACCAATCGGCTGGCTCCGTTTCCCGACGACGCCGAAACCCCGCTGGACGCCACGATGAGGGCGGATACGAAGGCGGCGGCGGCTAACGGGGCTGCGGCACCGACTTCTGCCCCGGGAGCCAATGAGGCGAGCTCCGTCTGGGCCATCAAGACTAAAGAAAGCG GTCACTGCAGAGCCTCGTCAGAGAAGGACGACCCTCTCATTACCACCATG CTGAGGAGCGGCGCGCCTCTCACCCGGCTTCCTAACGACAAGCTGAAGGCCGTGATCCCTCCCTTCTTACCTCCGTCCAACTTCGAGGCGTGGAACTCGGACCGCTCCCGCCTCTCCGGGGAGGGGAAGAGTGAGGCGCCGCGCCTCCCGATGCCGCCGCAGAGGAAGCTCAACAGCAGCGGGAACTCGGACATC ACGTCTATCACTCGAGTGGTGAACCGGTCCATTAAGTTCCCCAGCATCCCCAAAGGACCCTCCTCATCCTCGCCCTCCAACTCCGGACACTACCACTCCCCCCACTCCTCCGGAGGCTCAAACGGAGTCGCGGGGCTCAACCGCTCAG GGGGCAGCGCCGACAGCGTTCTGTCCCAGATAGCAGCTCAACGTAAACGAGCGGCGGGCCTGACGGAGGTGAAGGCTCCGCCTGCAGACAAGCAGCAGAACCCGGGTCCCCCGGCGGCTCCTGGACCCGGACTGGACATCCCGCCCCACCCCAGCCTGGTGTCCTCAGACGTCCACTCCAGAAGG AAGctggagctgaagaagaggTCTCAGTCGGGGACGTCCTCCACCTCTAAGAGCACGTCCCCCACCCTGACCCCGTCTCCGTCCCCCACGCCGAAGATCCCCCCCGGGCCGGGGGACTCTCTGTCCTCGGCTTCGTCCCAGCAGCGGTCCAAGAGCAGCGGGGGGTCCAGCAGCGGGACCATCACAGACGAAG acgAGCTCTCCAGTATTTTGAGAAAACTCTCCCTTGAGAAATATCAGCCGATATTTGAGGAGCAGGAG GTGGACATGGAAGCCTTCCTGACCCTCACGGACGGAGACCTGAAGGAGCTGGGGATTAAAACCGACGGGCCCAGGCAGCAGATCCTGGCGGCCATCTCGGAGCTCAACGCCGGAAAG GGTCGAGAGCGGCAGATCCTCCAGGAGACCATCCACAACTTCCAGTCCTCCTTCGGCAGCAGCGCCAGTAACCCGCGGCAACCGAGCCGACCTCGAT CTCCAACGACGTGGATGAGACACCAGGTCCGCTCGTCCAGCAAGAGGTAG
- the rps20 gene encoding 40S ribosomal protein S20 — protein sequence MSPSSCAQIYHRRRNRAPDVEYISRKRASARPFPRRANHVRGVSSWLTAVRLSFSRISRSGITKMAFKDTGKAPVETEVAIHRIRITLTSRNVKSLEKVCADLIRGAKDKNLKVKGPVRMPTKTLRITTRKTPCGEGSKTWDRFQMRIHKRLIDLHSPSEIVKQITSISIEPGVEVEVTIADA from the exons ATGTCGCCGTCGAGCTGCGCTCAGATTtatcacagaagaagaaacagagcCCCGGATGTAGAGTACATATCCAGGAAAAGGGCCTCGGCTCGTCCTTTTCCACGGAGAGCTAACCACGTTCGTGGCGTTTCTTCCTGGCTCACCGCTGTTCGCTTGAGTTTCTCCCGAATAAGTCGGTCAGGAATAACTAAAATG GCTTTCAAAGACACCGGTAAGGCACCTGTTGAGACTGAGGTCGCCATTCATCGCATCCGCATCACCCTCACCAGCCGCAACGTCAAATCTCTGGAGAAAG TCTGCGCAGACCTGATCCGCGGCGCTAAAGACAAGAACCTGAAGGTGAAGGGACCCGTCCGCATGCCAACCAAG ACTCTGCGCATCACCACCAGGAAGACTCCCTGCGGTGAAGGGTCCAAAACTTGGGATCGCTTCCAGATGAGGATCCACAAACGCCTCATCGACCTGCACAGCCCGTCTGAGATCGTCAAGCAGATCACCTCTATCAGCATCGAGCCGGGCGTGGAGGTCGAGGTCACCATCGCAGACGCATAA